One stretch of Ooceraea biroi isolate clonal line C1 chromosome 4, Obir_v5.4, whole genome shotgun sequence DNA includes these proteins:
- the LOC105285577 gene encoding LOW QUALITY PROTEIN: uncharacterized protein LOC105285577 (The sequence of the model RefSeq protein was modified relative to this genomic sequence to represent the inferred CDS: substituted 1 base at 1 genomic stop codon) — MPLGTSAVESSWQYWRFPRRVYAWPRCVSDRPLKKSFRSSVAMERMAINKSYEDDYGNPMAWTSAPTEMSDAWLQNSDPPNEANFPEQRPATAQQQKHQNLDRHKSGPRKKSTKDPKKIASVWSVECAMQLGLLPESSLKNITIVNTLDFDSMRNDRSAESFVDLETSDHETVLETRLSKFTNRLNATWPLIIPVSDPSSRPIRKRSRRKKRWTITRRRKPRNSVDEELNDATADSTIKRSASSPLRRKPKRGNLGVSTDAWERLSDDNFSSTQLHARSRDHDEDDDEDRELSKDYGLAGREKVRRATSTRNATREITQPDYSESEYSRSYTSSRQKEESRELSEYPEYFMNVLRIDNNTGEDDSDTSKDTKPDCDTSVDDARGRRSAKLSERAPRAINVRRNERTLAVDNRVLSKRRNRHSSMDKKPARNLQNRSIRRRRRRRRRANEWKKEDSATDSNYNSNSQDDSSACRSDGRKGDARGTARNGRKPCDLCNTRRHSGNLTNNACTCKRNLRNTASAIMRDIQEQIRDTEVTRDAENAGNAIPDISVDDPSQEHSKEKLDRDDVSVMRGDEEDNDNRRDNVEDLLFQESRPSSKNVEPKIQSPNFTVNSGKRRKKRLNRWMSSINCDLVDRTQTTYHSTFHECDLESSTTSSLKINMTENWKPEDGDNAGMIHSSFRSSLSEGCSDEHDSALLLARKIISDDLSKDEKTDDENKTMGSSCYKYEDKCDETLNSQQTEQGRSRDNFIYNSSSEDEDTKEDTEFENQYDNHLMKDIVTYRNKNKVTRRSSVDQNLVKDERDDTKVRTEKGMRKTEIRSRTHLVHRNASGKDNNLEDDSDKKEYVPQRITRALIKQKKDKGNHVGKLVWGYCSGWWPALIVDAAHVGMVPTSGKLWVYWIGESQISLLNEKTQIQPFSRNLEHRLAQPRKNIQSRAIDATIQILRQYFDCTLTKPYYFWIQRNISDMETLDDLTFYPYPKNIQERLDVLKEKNAKVTEKFISSQRSSPETTPPRQSAAKKQIADKLKNINTSWKQIEDERLPLQHQKPGVIAWAKIAGHSWWPAMIIDYRDCCLKEPSFGCQWIMWYGDYKVSEVRHLEFLKFHKGIDKMKDYIQNTSKQSFLEGVLQASKDYCSRLGCKTDNWTLTNVIEYFSNMNNIHVPYNQLQVSESNKIYDKYSDEIIKKINEFRSKPTVDDERKSDIKESDALRSVISGESTMEKLCLKCLKFSKSKMEQHPFFVGSLCKECSNEFKPCMFVFGNDGKCFYCTICASMGTVIICDREDCPRVYCTACLKYLICPKTYDDMLLEDPWECFLCRDESRQPANMLLQPRPDWKSKVTIMFRTCNSTSDNVDLKSYQKKKRPIRVLSLFDGLSTGLLVLLKLGLDVEVYYASEIDDDALMVSSAHFGDRITYLGDVRGITKEKIQEIAPIDLLIGGSPCNDLSLVNPARMGLHNPKGTGILFFDYCRIKKLLNKANKGRHLFWLFENVASMPTEYRLEINKHLGQEPDVIDSADFSPQHRLRLYWHNLPLNPYMPLFQKQQDVQDILTPHCNRYALVKKIRTVTTRTNSLRQGSRAELKPIMMRGECDTLWITELEEVFGFPRHYTDVRNLSATNRQKLIGRSWSVQTLTAILQPLCSYFKCNENETSXSD, encoded by the exons AAACATCAAAATTTGGACCGACACAAAAGCGGGCCCAGGAAAAAATCCACAAAAGATCCAAAAAAGATAGCGAGCGTGTGGTCCGTAGAATGTGCCATGCAATTGGGTCTGCTCCCAGAATCATCCCTGAAAAACATCACCATCGTGAATACCTTGGACTTCGATTCTATGCGTAACGACAGGAGCGCAGAGAGCTTTGTCGATCTCGAGACGAGCGATCACGAGACCGTGCTCGAGACGAGACTGTCCAAGTTCACGAACAGGTTGAATGCCACGTGGCCCTTGATCATCCCGGTGTCCGATCCCTCGTCGAGGCCGATTCGCAAGCGAAGCAGGCGGAAAAAGAGATGGACGATAACACGACGTAGGAAACCGAGGAACAGCGTAGATGAGGAACTCAACGACGCGACGGCGGACTCGACGATCAAGAGATCCGCGTCGTCGCCGCTTCGACGTAAGCCGAAACGGGGGAATCTCGGCGTGTCGACTGATGCTTGGGAGAGATTATCAGACGACAACTTTTCGTCGACGCAACTTCACGCTCGGTCACGCGATCATGATGAGGATGACGACGAGGATCGCGAGCTGTCCAAGGATTACGGATTGGCCGGCAGAGAGAAAGTTCGTCGCGCGACGTCGACGAGAAACGCGACGAGAGAGATCACGCAGCCCGATTACTCCGAGTCCGAATATTCCAGATCCTACACGTCGAGTCGGCAGAAAGAGGAGTCGAGGGAGTTGTCGGAATACCCCGAATACTTTATGAACGTCCTGCGTATAGATAACAATACCGGGGAGGATGATTCCGACACTTCGAAGGACACGAAGCCAGATTGTGATACTTCCGTGGACGATGCTCGTGGCAGAAGGTCCGCGAAACTCTCGGAACGCGctccgcgcgcgattaatgtGCGTAGGAACGAAAGAACTTTGGCCGTGGACAATAGGGTGCTATCGAAGAGGAGGAATCGTCATTCTTCAATGGACAAGAAACCTGCCAGGAACTTGCAGAATAGGAGCattagaagaagaagaagaagaagaagacgggCCAACGAATGGAAGAAGGAAGACTCCGCGACGGATAGTAATTACAACTCAAATTCGCAGGATGACTCCTCGGCATGCAGATCCGACGGCAGGAAAGGGGATGCGCGCGGAACCGCGAGAAACGGACGTAAACCTTGCGACTTGTGTAACACGCGACGACACTCCGGCAATCTTACGAATAACGCCTGCACGTGCAAGAGGAATCTGCGGAACACAGCCAGCGCGATCATGCGGGACATTCAGGAGCAGATACGTGACACGGAAGTCACGCGGGATGCCGAAAATGCTGGCAACGCGATTCCTGACATCTCCGTCGATGATCCAAGCCAGGAACATTCAAAAGAGAAGCTCGATCGAGACGATGTTTCCGTGATGCGCGGTGATGAGGAAGACAACGATAATCGACGGGATAACGTGGAGGACCTGTTATTCCAAGAGTCGAGACCATCCTCTAAAAACGTCGAGCCAAAGATTCAATCGCCAAATTTCACAGTGAACAGCGGTAAACGTAGGAAAAAGAGATTAAATAGATGGATGTCATCTATCAATTGTGATTTAGTCGACAGAACGCAGACAACTTACCACAGCACTTTCCACGAGTGCGATCTCGAGTCTTCAACAACGTCGTCGCTGAAGATAAATATGACGGAGAACTGGAAACCGGAAGACGGTGACAACGCCGGAATGATCCATTCGTCATTCCGGTCTTCCTTATCCGAAGGATGCAGCGACGAGCATGATAGCGCGTTGTTATTGGCTCGAAAGATTATTAGCGACGATTTGTCGAAGGACGAAAAGACCGACGATGAAAACAAGACGATGGGAAGCTCATGTTACAAATATGAGGATAAATGTGACGAAACATTGAATAGTCAGCAGACGGAACAGGGACGTAGCAgggataattttatttacaattcgTCTTCGGAAGATGAAGACACGAAGGAGGATACGGAATTTGAAAATCAATATGACAATCATTTAATGAAAGACATAGTTACGTATAGAAATAAGAATAAAGTTACCCGAAGATCATCGGTCGATCAGAATCTCGTCAAGGATGAAAGGGATGATACCAAG GTCCGAACGGAAAAAGGTAtgagaaaaacagaaattcGTAGCAGAACACATCTAGTCCACAGAAACGCAAGTGGCAAAGATAACAACTTGGAAGATGACagtgataaaaaagaatatgttCCACAAAGAATAACAAGGGCTTTGATAAAGCAGAAAAAGGATAAGGGGAATCATGTTGGCAAGTTAGTGTGGGGATACTGCTCTGGATGGTGGCCAG CTCTCATTGTCGATGCAGCGCATGTAGGAATGGTTCCGACTTCCGGCAAGTTATGGGTATACTGGATCGGAGAATCGCAAATATCATTG CTCAACGAAAAGACACAAATACAACCATTCTCGAGGAACCTGGAACATCGGTTGGCCCAACctcgtaaaaatattcaatcacGCGCCATTGACGCGACTATACAG ATACTTCGCCAATATTTCGACTGTACTCTGACAAAGCCTTATTATTTTTGGATACAACGGAATATTTCTGATATGGAGACAC TGGACGACCTGACGTTTTACCCATATCCgaaaaatatacaagaaaGACTAGATGTCTTAAAGGAAAAGAACGCCAAAGTTacggaaaaatttatatcaagcCAGAGAA GTTCACCGGAAACAACACCGCCAAGGCAAAGCGCAGCGAAGAAGCAGATTgctgataaattaaaaaatataaatacgagTTGGAAACAGATCGAGGATGAGCGTTTACCGTTGCAACATCAAAAACCTGGCGTAATTGCGTGGGCGAAAATTGCTGGACATTCTTGGTGGCCTG CAATGATTATTGATTACCGCGATTGCTGCTTGAAGGAACCAAGTTTTGGTTGTCAATGGATCATGTGGTATGGGGATTATAAAGTTTCAGAG GTACGTCACctagaatttttaaaatttcacaaAGGAATAGACAAAATGAAGGActatatacaaaatacatcGAAACAATCGTTCCTTGAGGGTGTGCTCCAAGCATcaaag GATTATTGTTCGCGTTTAGGATGCAAGACGGATAACTGGACTTTAACTAATgtcattgaatatttttcgaatatgaataatattcaCGTACCATATAACCAATTGCAAGTTTCAGAGTCTAACAAGATATATGATAAGTATTCCgacgagataataaaaaagatcaaCGAATTTAGATCGAAGCCAACTGTAGATGATGAACGAAAGAGTGACATAAAAGAGAGTG ATGCACTGCGGAGTGTAATATCAGGAGAATCCACCATGGAGAAATTATGTTTGAAATGTTTGAAGTTTTCTAAAAGTAAAATGGAGCAACATCCGTTCTTTGTTGGATCTTTGTGTAAAGAATGCTCG AACGAGTTTAAGCCATGCATGTTCGTGTTTGGGAACGATGGCAAGTGC ttttattgTACCATTTGTGCTAGCATGGGAACGGTCATTATTTGCGACAGGGAAGATTGCCCTCG TGTTTACTGCACAGcttgtttgaaatatttgatatgtCCCAAAACGTATGACGACATGTTATTGGAAGACCCGTGGGAATGCTTTCTCTGTAGAGATGAGTCTAGGCAACCTGCGAACATGTTGTTGCAGCCACGACCGGATTGGAAGAGCAAAGTCACCATCATGTTTCGCACCTGTAACTCCACATCGGATAATGTGGATCTCAAAAGTTACCAAAAGAAAAAGCGACCCATACGCGTGCTGTCGCTTTTCGATGGTTTGAGTACCG GTTTGCTGGTGCTTCTGAAATTAGGACTCGACGTGGAAGTTTATTACGCGAGCGAGATCGACGATGATGCTCTAATGGTCAGCTCCGCTCATTTTGGCGATCGTATCACGTATCTGGGAGACGTAAGAGGCATAACGAAGGAAAAGATCCAAGAAATTGCACCGATCGACTTGCTAATCGGTGGGTCACCCTGCAATGATCTGAGTTTGGTCAATCCGGCACGAATGGGTCTCCACA ATCCTAAAGGAACGGGTATTTTGTTCTTCGATTATTGTCGAATCAAGAAACTGTTGAACAAGGCGAACAAAGGTCGTCATTTGTTCTGGCTGTTCGAGAACGTCGCTTCCATGCCCACCGAGTACCGATTAGAAATAAACAA GCATCTGGGGCAAGAACCTGATGTTATAGACTCGGCAGACTTCTCACCGCAGCACAGACTGAGGCTCTACTGGCACAATCTTCCTCTCAATCCATACATGCCATTATTCCAAAAGCAACAAGACGTTCAGGATATACTGACGCCGCACTGTAATCGTTACGCTTTAGTGAAGAAAATACGCACGGTCACAACCAGAACGAATTCCCTAAGACAAG GAAGCAGAGCAGAACTGAAGCCAATTATGATGAGGGGTGAATGCGACACGTTATGGATCACAGAGCTTGAGGAGGTCTTTGGTTTTCCGCGACATTACACGGATGTGAGAAATTTGTCGGCCACAAACCGACAAAAGTTGATCGGCAGGTCTTGGAGTGTACAGACACTTACTGCCATATTGCAACCTTTATGCTCCTATTTTAAGTGCAATGAGAACGAGACGAGCTGATCCGATTGA
- the LOC105285576 gene encoding polynucleotide 5'-hydroxyl-kinase NOL9 isoform X1 produces MKTKHTERLKEKRTKLKSGKIKKKLKMEQHSISKDKNKFTYGNSTIKSVDNMDIEDAGSIPSESLCFPKEKPVTGSNSKCKKKQLGNEKGVHDSSDHHHITNNSMECNSKQCTDRIVDDDWKLINSEKLGETEIDTDDWLQLGPKEKTNVGAPVVIDVISDGVTSLNLPETFEQTQSTRSSKNTFYTNDTFALNALSKESSACITVAKSIKPNQSTSQIRHRKQALSVSASTAKSIEPEQSRQIRHQKQPSHVSRSAEMSPNRSVNRSHVTKLRNSPQWENVDQANAQQHIATRKPQVYCIRNIVIVIMESKSRLCFTGKLLVKVLFGAVEIYGTMLDRSTGAREVYSPRGYSNVSIETGQTSAEDSIEAVWAALAPKGITRDSESKLQMDIDNVQPGTAVLVLQNFENGLTRFLNAYVPSFRLFPNVNNPCYYSWMDPKRAEIVLQANLHLGQHDDPNYRRLIADPCITVDIAEKMISDWRANKWSCTLIAGGKGVGKSTSVRYLVNSLLRTSGKVVLVDVDPGQAECTPAGCLSCSLIEEPLLGPNFTHLRTPAYQLFLDDVNVARCVTRYLEGVKMLVERLQNCPSLSCFPVVVNTMGFTANLGWDIAMFTIKLIRPTIILQIMSSRSKNYQDYLSAEVVNKQKCTWMCCDETFIDWDKPCEHELCIFRSHVRSHKDEWNMEPYQQRELVMISYLSGIVCNNDNDDSLQYNAQLPFNINKAVPYTAPFSSLCIIPQRLFGVPASHVLNVVNGNIVALCGVDLTEESSQESENTCGLRVLTQRSPLCTCYGFGIIRGIDTERQEVFINTPLPISIMQHINCLAGCIPIPSVLLQLNQGAPYVGENASLPTSREVRRGGFRMKYHRKPNNNPNKTTM; encoded by the exons ATGAAAACTAAACACACGGAACGATTAAAGGAAAAGAGGACTAAATTAAAATCagggaaaattaaaaa aaaattaaaaatggagcAACATTCGATCTCcaaggataaaaataaattcacttATGGAAATAGTACTATTAAGTCAGTTGATAATATGGATATTGAGGATGCAGGGAGTATTCCAAGTGAGTCATTGTGTTTTCCCAAGGAAAAGCCAGTTACAGGATCTAATTCTAAATGCAAAAAGAAACAGTTAGGCAATGAGAAAGGTGTTCATGACTCATCTGATCATCATC ATATTACGAATAATTCCATGGAATGCAATTCTAAGCAATGTACAGATAGAATCGTAGATGACGATTGGAAGTTGATCAACTCTGAGAAACTCGGAGAAACGGAAATTGACACAGATGATTGGCTTCAGCTGGGCCCAAAGGAAAAGACAAATGTAGGTGCACCAGTGGTCATTGATGTGATCTCAGACGGTGTCACTTCTCTAAACCTCCCGGAAACGTTTGAACAAACACAAAGCACGAGATCGAGTaagaatactttttatactAATGACACTTTTGCATTAAATGCATTATCCAAAGAGAGCAGTGCGTGCATTACTGTTGCCAAGTCGATAAAACCCAACCAAAGCACTTCGCAAATCAGACATCGAAAGCAAGCATTATCCGTGTCAGCGAGTACTGCCAAGTCGATAGAACCTGAACAAAGCAGGCAAATCAGGCATCAAAAGCAGCCGTCACATGTGTCACGGAGTGCTGAAATGTCACCAAATAGATCAGTAAATCGTAGTCACGTGACAAAACTGCGCAACAGTCCTCAGTGGGAAAACGTTGATCAGGCCAATGCACAGCAGCACATAGCTACTCGCAAACCGCAGGTCTATTGCATAAGAAACATAGTCATCGTTATAATGGAGAGCAAGAGCAGGCTCTGCTTCACCGGCAAGCTATTGGTGAAGGTATTATTCGGCGCTGTGGAGATTTATGGGACCATGCTGGACAGATCGACGGGCGCGAGAGAAGTGTACTCTCCGAGAGGATACAGCAATGTCAGCATCGAGACCGGCCAGACGTCTGCAGAGGATAGCATTGAAGCCGTGTGGGCGGCGCTCGCTCCGAAAGGCATCACTCGGGATTCCGAGAGCAAACTGCAGATGGATATCGACAACGTCCAACCAGGCACGGCTGTCCTGGTGCTGCAGAATTTCGAGAACGGTTTGACGCGCTTCTTGAATGCGTACGTCCCGAGCTTCCGACTGTTCCCGAACGTAAATAATCCTTGCTATTACTCCTGGATGGATCCCAAGCGAGCGGAAATAGTGTTACAGGCCAACCTGCACCTCGGGCAACATGACGATCCTAACTATAGGAGACTGATCGCCGATCCGTGCATCACTGTGGATATTGCGGAGAAAATGATAAGTGACTGGCGTGCGAACAAGTGGTCCTGCACGCTGATCGCCGGCGGCAAGGGCGTCGGCAAGTCGACCAGTGTGCGGTATTTAGTCAATAGCCTGTTACGCACATCCGGGAAGGTAGTGCTGGTAGACGTGGACCCAGGTCAGGCGGAGTGCACGCCGGCAGGCTGCCTCTCGTGCAGCTTGATCGAGGAGCCGTTGTTGGGACCAAATTTCACGCACCTGAGGACGCCGGCTTACCAGCTGTTCCTCGACGACGTTAATGTCGCCCGATGCGTCACGCGATACCTGGAGGGCGTGAAGATGCTGGTTGAGAGGTTGCAGAACTGTCCCAGCCTGTCTTGTTTCCCTGTCGTGGTGAACACGATGGGCTTCACAGCGAACCTCGGTTGGGACATCGCAATGTTCACGATCAAGCTAATCAGGCCGACGATCATCCTGCAGATTATGTCGAGTAGATCGAAAAATTATCAAGACTACCTTAGCGCGGAAGTTGTAAATAAGCAG AAGTGCACTTGGATGTGCTGCGACGAGACTTTCATCGACTGGGACAAGCCATGCGAGCACGAATTGTGCATATTTAGGTCTCATGTGAGATCGCACAAGGACGAATGGAACATGGAACCGTATCAGCAGCGAGAACTCGTCATGATCTCGTATCTCAGCGGCATAGTATGCAATAATGATAACGATGATTCCCT ACAATACAACGCGCAGCTGCCGTTCAATATTAACAAGGCGGTCCCGTACAC GGcgcctttttcttctctctgcATTATTCCTCAACGATTATTTGGAGTGCCGGCGTCACACGTTCTGAACGTCGTAAACGGCAATATTGTCGCGCTGTGCGGTGTAGATTTAACGGAAGAGTCTTCGCAGGAGTCTGAGAATACCTGCGGTCTCCGAGTGCTGACGCAGAGATCGCCCTTGTGTACGTGCTACGGATTTG GAATTATTCGGGGCATCGATACAGAACGGCAGGAAGTGTTCATAAATACCCCGTTGCCGATATCGATCATGCAGCATATTAACTGCTTAGCGGGCTGCATTCCCATCCCTTCAGTCCTGTTACAACTAAACCAAGGTGCGCCTTACGTCGGTGAAAACGCAAGCTTACCAACGAGCCGCGAGGTCCGCAGAGGAGGTTTCCGAATGAAATATCACAGGAAACCGAATAATAATCCCAATAAAACTACCATGTAA
- the LOC105285576 gene encoding polynucleotide 5'-hydroxyl-kinase NOL9 isoform X2, whose product MKTKHTERLKEKRTKLKSGKIKKKLKMEQHSISKDKNKFTYGNSTIKSVDNMDIEDAGSIPNITNNSMECNSKQCTDRIVDDDWKLINSEKLGETEIDTDDWLQLGPKEKTNVGAPVVIDVISDGVTSLNLPETFEQTQSTRSSKNTFYTNDTFALNALSKESSACITVAKSIKPNQSTSQIRHRKQALSVSASTAKSIEPEQSRQIRHQKQPSHVSRSAEMSPNRSVNRSHVTKLRNSPQWENVDQANAQQHIATRKPQVYCIRNIVIVIMESKSRLCFTGKLLVKVLFGAVEIYGTMLDRSTGAREVYSPRGYSNVSIETGQTSAEDSIEAVWAALAPKGITRDSESKLQMDIDNVQPGTAVLVLQNFENGLTRFLNAYVPSFRLFPNVNNPCYYSWMDPKRAEIVLQANLHLGQHDDPNYRRLIADPCITVDIAEKMISDWRANKWSCTLIAGGKGVGKSTSVRYLVNSLLRTSGKVVLVDVDPGQAECTPAGCLSCSLIEEPLLGPNFTHLRTPAYQLFLDDVNVARCVTRYLEGVKMLVERLQNCPSLSCFPVVVNTMGFTANLGWDIAMFTIKLIRPTIILQIMSSRSKNYQDYLSAEVVNKQKCTWMCCDETFIDWDKPCEHELCIFRSHVRSHKDEWNMEPYQQRELVMISYLSGIVCNNDNDDSLQYNAQLPFNINKAVPYTAPFSSLCIIPQRLFGVPASHVLNVVNGNIVALCGVDLTEESSQESENTCGLRVLTQRSPLCTCYGFGIIRGIDTERQEVFINTPLPISIMQHINCLAGCIPIPSVLLQLNQGAPYVGENASLPTSREVRRGGFRMKYHRKPNNNPNKTTM is encoded by the exons ATGAAAACTAAACACACGGAACGATTAAAGGAAAAGAGGACTAAATTAAAATCagggaaaattaaaaa aaaattaaaaatggagcAACATTCGATCTCcaaggataaaaataaattcacttATGGAAATAGTACTATTAAGTCAGTTGATAATATGGATATTGAGGATGCAGGGAGTATTCCAA ATATTACGAATAATTCCATGGAATGCAATTCTAAGCAATGTACAGATAGAATCGTAGATGACGATTGGAAGTTGATCAACTCTGAGAAACTCGGAGAAACGGAAATTGACACAGATGATTGGCTTCAGCTGGGCCCAAAGGAAAAGACAAATGTAGGTGCACCAGTGGTCATTGATGTGATCTCAGACGGTGTCACTTCTCTAAACCTCCCGGAAACGTTTGAACAAACACAAAGCACGAGATCGAGTaagaatactttttatactAATGACACTTTTGCATTAAATGCATTATCCAAAGAGAGCAGTGCGTGCATTACTGTTGCCAAGTCGATAAAACCCAACCAAAGCACTTCGCAAATCAGACATCGAAAGCAAGCATTATCCGTGTCAGCGAGTACTGCCAAGTCGATAGAACCTGAACAAAGCAGGCAAATCAGGCATCAAAAGCAGCCGTCACATGTGTCACGGAGTGCTGAAATGTCACCAAATAGATCAGTAAATCGTAGTCACGTGACAAAACTGCGCAACAGTCCTCAGTGGGAAAACGTTGATCAGGCCAATGCACAGCAGCACATAGCTACTCGCAAACCGCAGGTCTATTGCATAAGAAACATAGTCATCGTTATAATGGAGAGCAAGAGCAGGCTCTGCTTCACCGGCAAGCTATTGGTGAAGGTATTATTCGGCGCTGTGGAGATTTATGGGACCATGCTGGACAGATCGACGGGCGCGAGAGAAGTGTACTCTCCGAGAGGATACAGCAATGTCAGCATCGAGACCGGCCAGACGTCTGCAGAGGATAGCATTGAAGCCGTGTGGGCGGCGCTCGCTCCGAAAGGCATCACTCGGGATTCCGAGAGCAAACTGCAGATGGATATCGACAACGTCCAACCAGGCACGGCTGTCCTGGTGCTGCAGAATTTCGAGAACGGTTTGACGCGCTTCTTGAATGCGTACGTCCCGAGCTTCCGACTGTTCCCGAACGTAAATAATCCTTGCTATTACTCCTGGATGGATCCCAAGCGAGCGGAAATAGTGTTACAGGCCAACCTGCACCTCGGGCAACATGACGATCCTAACTATAGGAGACTGATCGCCGATCCGTGCATCACTGTGGATATTGCGGAGAAAATGATAAGTGACTGGCGTGCGAACAAGTGGTCCTGCACGCTGATCGCCGGCGGCAAGGGCGTCGGCAAGTCGACCAGTGTGCGGTATTTAGTCAATAGCCTGTTACGCACATCCGGGAAGGTAGTGCTGGTAGACGTGGACCCAGGTCAGGCGGAGTGCACGCCGGCAGGCTGCCTCTCGTGCAGCTTGATCGAGGAGCCGTTGTTGGGACCAAATTTCACGCACCTGAGGACGCCGGCTTACCAGCTGTTCCTCGACGACGTTAATGTCGCCCGATGCGTCACGCGATACCTGGAGGGCGTGAAGATGCTGGTTGAGAGGTTGCAGAACTGTCCCAGCCTGTCTTGTTTCCCTGTCGTGGTGAACACGATGGGCTTCACAGCGAACCTCGGTTGGGACATCGCAATGTTCACGATCAAGCTAATCAGGCCGACGATCATCCTGCAGATTATGTCGAGTAGATCGAAAAATTATCAAGACTACCTTAGCGCGGAAGTTGTAAATAAGCAG AAGTGCACTTGGATGTGCTGCGACGAGACTTTCATCGACTGGGACAAGCCATGCGAGCACGAATTGTGCATATTTAGGTCTCATGTGAGATCGCACAAGGACGAATGGAACATGGAACCGTATCAGCAGCGAGAACTCGTCATGATCTCGTATCTCAGCGGCATAGTATGCAATAATGATAACGATGATTCCCT ACAATACAACGCGCAGCTGCCGTTCAATATTAACAAGGCGGTCCCGTACAC GGcgcctttttcttctctctgcATTATTCCTCAACGATTATTTGGAGTGCCGGCGTCACACGTTCTGAACGTCGTAAACGGCAATATTGTCGCGCTGTGCGGTGTAGATTTAACGGAAGAGTCTTCGCAGGAGTCTGAGAATACCTGCGGTCTCCGAGTGCTGACGCAGAGATCGCCCTTGTGTACGTGCTACGGATTTG GAATTATTCGGGGCATCGATACAGAACGGCAGGAAGTGTTCATAAATACCCCGTTGCCGATATCGATCATGCAGCATATTAACTGCTTAGCGGGCTGCATTCCCATCCCTTCAGTCCTGTTACAACTAAACCAAGGTGCGCCTTACGTCGGTGAAAACGCAAGCTTACCAACGAGCCGCGAGGTCCGCAGAGGAGGTTTCCGAATGAAATATCACAGGAAACCGAATAATAATCCCAATAAAACTACCATGTAA